ataattttaCTCTCATCTCCTAagtttagtttaattatataggGTCCtctatgatttaaaaaattacatttagtactttttaagatttattttcgtctaataaataagtctatTCACTAtgcaaaattcactaaatttattgatattaataaaccattattgcaggtcaaataaattttgttatggctaaactacctttataatgGTAAAATTATACCTCATCGCATGTATTAATgtatgaagatgtataagggtaatttggttataaaaagatttatttgacttgcaatgaattagtaataaatcaattagggataaatatgaattttatctaatatttttattaatattagtaaatttaatgaatttcaactaatgaataaatttattattagaggaaagtaaattttaaacgtattaaatataatttttctagatGGGGAGTTCAATtatcaccttttttttttttttttttggtttttagtTTAGTCCTACTATATGTCTCTTTCTCCCCACCCTTTTTAAGCCAACCCCAACCCCAACCCCAACCCCAACCCCGCGTTTCTCTTCTCAAGATTCTCTTGACTCCGCCTTCCCCAAAATATCTGTCTCTTCTATCAAATCGATCTCCGCGCAGAAACCCTATTCGATTATCTACACCATGACCCTTGGCTCAGGAGGATCCAGTGTCGTGGGTAACGCCTTCTCCCTTCTGCGCagagttttgtttttctttttcttgtaaaggttttgttttcctttatgTGGATTTTTCTCGATTCCATGTATTTTGTGGTCAATCTGCAAGTGGGTCGCAGGAATCCGTGTGTTTTTAGTGTTTTTGTTGTCTGAAAGAGTGATTGTTTAAGAGTTAAATGTCGGATCGTAATAAGACTCGTTCTGTCAAGTTCGATTGTTATTTCGTGCTCTTCTTTCTCGAGAATTACGATTTATTTAATGTGTTTATGAGGGAAATTATTGATTGAATGAAATTTGGCTGCTTGTGGTGTACACTGATTGAAAAGCTGACATAAAACTTTTGTtgcatatttaattgtttgctTATGTTTGTGTGACTGATGAGGCTACTTTTTCATGTTGTGTCACCGGTTTATGTTTCATGGTTGTAGTTGCTCTCTGATTTAATTGAGTGCCGTGATATTTCTGGGCTGATTAGATGCAGTGAATGTGAATCTTTTCTTTGCATGGGGTTTTACAGTAATTATAATACTTATCTGCTATGTACTGGCTTACCTAACTGCTTTACATAACATTCTGTTTGTTCTTGTCtttcaagagaaaaagaaataagccAATTCTATTTCGTTTTAGTAATATCCAATTTGTTTTACGATATTTTGGTGGTGAATGGTTTGGCCAATGTAATGTTCAAAGGCAATCTTACAAACATATTATACTTCTGATGCTGCACGCACATTTTCTTAGTCATGTGTGAATAGTGAGCAGCGTGACTCCTATTATCGACGCGCCTGGTGCTTTTTACCCAGTTATAGGAGCTTGAATGCTGGCTTTTCAAGTCTTCTATGTTTTTGCAGTCCCTCGAAATTTCAGATTGCTGGAGGAACTTGAACGTGGGGAAAAAGGAATTGGAGATGGTACTGTGAGCTATGGAATGGATGATGGAGATGATATTTATATGCGATCATGGACTGGAACCATTATAGGTCCTCACAATGTGAGCATCTTCTCTGCCTATATTATCTCATTTTGATGTCAAATAATAAAGTTTGAACTGCCTTCCATTGATCTGTGTTGCATCATATGTTCGTACGTCAATGCTAGGGTTTTGGAATGGTTCATCGTTCTCATATCCACTGGTTTAAAGGCGCAAATTAGATATATGCTTGAGCCACGTGCACTAGCTCTTGTATTTGCATGCCTTTTGACAGTTGTTATGTGATAATGAAATCCATAGTTCAAGCATGGCCTTATCTTGCAGCAAGTGTAACATCTGTAATTTTATGGAGTACTTTAACAAGTTTGTaaattcattgttttattcattattattgcTAGATGCTAGTTACTATGTACTTTCCACCGTTCTAATGACCTTCTGCTTTTACCCTTTATTAGTGCAAATAACTCAAGTTCACCTATTCTTGCTTCATTTCAGTCCGTACATGAAGGACGCATATATCAGTTGAAGCTATTTTGTGATAAAGATTATCCAGAGAAGCCTCCCAGTGTTCGCTTCCATTCCCGGATTAACATGACTTGCGTAAACCATGAGACTGGAGTGGTAAGAATACAATTATCTAATGGCTAAGTTAACATTCTTGTTTCCATTAGGAGAGAGCTAATGTATAAGTTCAGATACTGtatgataaaattacatattatgtTCTCTTTCCATGCCGTAGCTTGACAATCTACACAGTGATATTAAAAGCCTTCTTAAATTTAAGATTTCTAtatctctctttctctgtATTCTCCCTTTCATTTCACTTTCCTCCTGGCGGGTGGGGGGGGCTAGAAAATAGCCTATCCAACTTTCAGATCGTAACTTGAACCATATGAAAGTCTTTAAGTTCCAAGAAGTGGCTGAGaacattttatcattttatttttaacttttttgctGGATTATGATCTTCTGATCcttcatatgaaatttttaatttaaaccaTATGAAAGtcttttttatcataatcatAAGTGAACCATATGTACAACTCTTacaatttttaagaatttttgctgttattttaaaattcacgCCCTGTAGATCTCTGTGGAAGGAACAAGGTATATTTCCAAATGTCATGCATGATGCTGATTAAGAAATAATGCAAATACAATGGCATGTATTATCCTATAATTGACAACATAACCTGTTTTTATGTGGTATTACAGTTATTTAAATAACTGGACCAGAATATTGGATACTTCTAAAGCCATCAAAGcatgtattttctaaataattaatgcatGATGTTCATGATCTAGGTTGAACCAAAGAAGTTTAGTGTCCTAGCGAATTGGCAGCGGGAGTACACGATGGAAGACATTCTGACACAGCTGAAGAAAGAAATGGCCTCTCCACACAACCGTAAGCTGGTCCAGCCCCCTGAAGGAACCTATTTCTAGTgtaaagttatatataaaatataggtCCTATTGACCATATGCGGATGTTATGGTTTATATCGATTTAGTAATTCGGCCTTAAGATGTAAGTTGTAAGCGGGAATGCCCCGAAAAGCATTCTCCCATCAATTCTCCTCGATTCCTGTTATCTTTATTCTGCTGAATCCCTTGCGACTATGTTGTTGGGATGTTCGGTAATGGgatttcttctcttctctggGGCCTTCTTGTCATGTCAATATTATAGTATTTATGTTCTTAAGCTCTCTGATTCCATGAAACTGAAGAAAATTGTACCAAGGTTCTTGAGCTTGTGAACTTCTAATCAATGAATGATCTCACTAAATTTTAGGACTTCTTGTACGTTTTTCGTTTCAGCTATGATTCTGATCTCTTCAAATTTGTAGTTGcagaaaattatttgttcCCTTTGTATAAAACACTTGTTGCCAGGTAAACGGAGGGCATATACTCATGCTTTTTGGAGAAAGCATCAGAGTTTGATGTGTGAATCTGAGCCGCCTGATCGAAccatttcattattaaaacaTGGGTCACGTTGCTTTCAGTTCTACTAATCAACTACATTCTCACAGACCTTGAGTAGACTTTTGAGCAGTGACTTGCTGacaatttttaacaataaatgtCTATGGTGCCGTTCACAGTTCACAACTAAGCGGGTGTTTGccaaaatttttgcttttatagAAGTGATTTTACTAGAAAATGTTGTAAAGTAGTATTTGAGATAAAAGTTAAATCAAATAGTGTTTGGAgaataaatatttctgaaacaagttaaattaattaaagattgATTTGTCTTCATGtgtaaaagatatt
This Sesamum indicum cultivar Zhongzhi No. 13 linkage group LG5, S_indicum_v1.0, whole genome shotgun sequence DNA region includes the following protein-coding sequences:
- the LOC105161725 gene encoding ubiquitin-conjugating enzyme E2 variant 1D-like, with translation MTLGSGGSSVVVPRNFRLLEELERGEKGIGDGTVSYGMDDGDDIYMRSWTGTIIGPHNSVHEGRIYQLKLFCDKDYPEKPPSVRFHSRINMTCVNHETGVVEPKKFSVLANWQREYTMEDILTQLKKEMASPHNRKLVQPPEGTYF